One Microbacterium sp. W4I20 DNA window includes the following coding sequences:
- a CDS encoding WXG100 family type VII secretion target, with protein MSVFTVDTEAVQAAHAATRATIERLRSESATLMAQLRQLQSSWVGSASTAFQGCAEQWQGAQLHVEQVLDSIGTSLGSAATQYADADQYSASLFR; from the coding sequence ATGTCCGTCTTCACCGTCGACACCGAAGCGGTCCAGGCGGCGCACGCCGCGACCCGCGCCACCATCGAGCGGCTGCGCAGCGAATCCGCGACACTCATGGCCCAGCTGCGGCAGTTGCAGTCGTCCTGGGTCGGCAGCGCATCGACCGCGTTCCAGGGCTGCGCCGAGCAGTGGCAGGGTGCGCAGCTGCACGTCGAGCAGGTTCTGGACTCGATCGGCACATCGCTCGGTTCGGCCGCCACGCAGTACGCAGACGCGGATCAGTACTCGGCGAGCCTGTTCCGCTGA
- a CDS encoding cell wall metabolism sensor histidine kinase WalK: MAHKPDAVTSWWRRTSLRAKVTGVTVAVLALGLLVAGIGTVPILRSALIQNIDAQLPALVSSDLVERYFETAVVEGTTIYTPKDERPRDFAFAVYDAEGVLQASTGGSPDEAPDFPETYSLQKAQSEADTVFDLPGADKTMHRAAAATQNAEGGGLRVQMVAMPLSEVDRIISQYFGIYITIALITIIIAALLTRGLVTLTFRRLGQVEATAMSIAAGDFRQRLTDLEPTTEVGRLNGAINTMLDRVDRSLAQRDRTVQHMRRFIGDASHELRTPLVSVRGYAELYRMGAIQGEEDTARAMERIEKEAIRMGVLVEDLLALARLDEEREPEIEPLDLRPIARDAALDLRAAAPGRTVSVIDRTVDATPSTTIRLVAAPPQTTPAPRGLSRATLARLRRRPRSAEQHPAIDFTEVPDIPVRTPPIVLGEENKVRQVVTNLLGNARRFSPEDGPIEIVVDSDRVRGTGSISVVDHGEGIPAQIRDQIFERFWRADTSRARETGGSGLGLAIVASIVKALHGSVTVSETDGGGATFTVTLPLAPSRATPAHLLEDTQPLDRLEL; this comes from the coding sequence ATGGCGCACAAGCCGGATGCGGTCACCAGCTGGTGGCGGCGCACCAGCCTTCGGGCCAAGGTCACCGGAGTGACCGTCGCCGTGCTCGCGCTCGGACTGCTCGTCGCCGGCATCGGCACCGTCCCGATCCTGCGCTCCGCGCTGATCCAGAACATCGACGCGCAACTTCCGGCTCTCGTCTCCAGTGACCTCGTCGAACGCTACTTCGAGACGGCGGTCGTCGAAGGAACCACGATCTACACGCCGAAGGATGAGCGCCCCCGGGACTTCGCCTTCGCCGTGTACGACGCCGAGGGCGTCCTGCAGGCTTCGACAGGGGGCTCACCCGATGAGGCGCCGGACTTCCCGGAGACCTATTCGCTGCAGAAGGCGCAGTCCGAGGCCGACACCGTGTTCGACCTCCCCGGCGCCGACAAGACCATGCACCGGGCGGCGGCGGCGACCCAGAACGCCGAGGGCGGCGGGCTGCGGGTGCAGATGGTCGCGATGCCGCTCTCCGAGGTCGATCGCATCATCAGCCAGTACTTCGGCATCTACATCACCATCGCACTGATCACCATCATCATCGCGGCGCTCCTCACCCGGGGACTCGTCACCCTCACGTTCCGCCGGCTCGGCCAGGTCGAAGCGACGGCCATGTCGATCGCTGCCGGGGACTTCCGGCAGCGACTCACGGATCTCGAGCCGACCACCGAGGTCGGCCGGCTCAACGGGGCCATCAACACCATGCTCGACCGGGTCGACCGATCCCTCGCACAACGCGATCGCACCGTGCAGCACATGCGCCGCTTCATCGGCGACGCCAGCCATGAGCTGAGGACTCCGCTCGTCAGCGTGCGCGGCTACGCGGAGCTGTACCGGATGGGTGCCATCCAGGGCGAGGAGGACACGGCGCGGGCCATGGAGCGCATCGAGAAGGAGGCGATCCGCATGGGCGTGCTGGTCGAGGACCTGCTCGCGCTGGCGCGCCTCGACGAGGAACGCGAGCCCGAGATCGAGCCGCTCGACCTTCGGCCCATCGCCAGGGATGCCGCGCTCGATCTGCGCGCCGCCGCACCGGGGCGCACGGTGTCCGTGATCGACCGCACGGTGGACGCCACGCCGTCCACGACCATCCGGCTGGTCGCCGCACCGCCGCAGACCACGCCCGCACCGCGGGGACTGTCGCGGGCGACGCTGGCCCGGCTGAGGCGCCGGCCCCGATCGGCCGAGCAGCATCCGGCGATCGACTTCACCGAGGTGCCGGACATCCCGGTGCGTACTCCGCCGATCGTGCTGGGCGAGGAGAACAAGGTGCGTCAGGTCGTCACCAATCTCCTCGGCAATGCGCGCCGCTTCTCCCCCGAGGACGGACCGATCGAGATCGTCGTGGACTCGGACCGCGTCCGCGGTACGGGGAGCATCTCGGTCGTCGATCACGGCGAGGGGATCCCGGCCCAGATCCGCGACCAGATCTTCGAGCGTTTCTGGCGTGCCGACACCTCGCGCGCCAGGGAGACGGGCGGGTCCGGTCTGGGGCTCGCGATCGTCGCATCCATCGTGAAGGCGCTCCACGGCTCGGTCACCGTCTCGGAGACCGACGGAGGTGGGGCGACCTTCACGGTCACGCTCCCGCTCGCTCCGTCGCGCGCGACGCCCGCGCACCTGCTCGAAGACACGCAGCCGCTCGACCGGCTGGAGCTGTAG